One segment of Microbacterium arborescens DNA contains the following:
- a CDS encoding protein jag: MTNPTESTTAERADATVEELEHEGDIAADYIEGLLDIADIDGDLNLDVRAGRAYVSVEADDASALRVLSDPDVVQAVQELTRIAVQTKTGRFSRLILDIGGSRDARRRELERLVDRAVERLNDGASQASLPAMSSYERKLVHDIASERGVVSESYGEGADRHTVIRHG; this comes from the coding sequence ATGACGAACCCCACAGAGTCGACGACGGCCGAGCGCGCCGATGCCACGGTCGAAGAGCTCGAGCACGAGGGCGACATCGCCGCCGACTACATCGAGGGGCTGCTCGACATCGCCGATATCGACGGTGACCTCAACCTCGATGTGCGCGCGGGGCGTGCTTATGTGTCGGTCGAGGCCGATGACGCGAGTGCGCTGCGGGTGCTGTCGGACCCGGACGTCGTCCAGGCCGTCCAGGAGCTGACCCGGATCGCCGTCCAGACCAAGACCGGGCGCTTCTCTCGGCTCATCCTCGACATCGGGGGATCGCGCGACGCGCGTCGGCGCGAGCTCGAGCGCCTCGTCGACCGGGCGGTCGAGCGCCTCAACGATGGTGCATCCCAGGCATCCCTGCCCGCGATGTCGAGCTACGAGCGCAAGCTGGTTCACGATATCGCCTCTGAACGCGGGGTCGTGTCCGAGTCGTACGGCGAGGGTGCTGACCGTCATACCGTCATCCGTCATGGCTGA
- a CDS encoding ParA family protein, whose product MAEPESGRASLTFDSPLARELADLSSRRRALDAVSIDFSGDTRVMTVSNQKGGVGKTTTAVNLAASLASLGARVLVIDLDPQGNASTALGVPHSADVPSVYDVLIDQFPLSDIVQVSPESPNLLCAPSTIHLAGAEIELVSQVAREHRLRTAVEDYLASVEERIDFVVIDCPPSLGLLTINAFTAAHELLIPIQCEYYALEGLSQLLGSVSMIQKHLNSRLHLSTILLTMYDGRTRLAQQVAEEVRSHFPNEVLRTVIPRSVRVSEAPSFGQTVIAYDGQSAGAVAYREAAVEIAQRASATTQGNKGEA is encoded by the coding sequence ATGGCAGAACCCGAGTCGGGCCGCGCGTCGTTGACGTTCGATTCTCCGCTGGCTCGCGAGTTGGCGGACCTGTCATCCCGTCGCCGCGCGCTCGACGCTGTGTCGATCGATTTCAGTGGCGACACCCGTGTCATGACGGTCTCCAACCAGAAGGGCGGAGTGGGTAAGACGACCACCGCGGTGAACCTGGCTGCATCCCTCGCTTCGCTGGGTGCACGCGTGCTCGTGATCGACCTCGATCCGCAAGGAAACGCCTCGACCGCGTTGGGCGTGCCCCACAGTGCGGATGTCCCGAGCGTGTACGACGTACTGATCGACCAGTTTCCACTGTCAGACATCGTCCAGGTGAGCCCGGAATCCCCTAATCTCCTCTGCGCTCCCAGCACCATCCATCTGGCTGGCGCCGAGATCGAGCTGGTATCTCAGGTCGCTCGCGAGCATCGCTTGCGAACGGCGGTCGAGGACTATCTCGCCTCGGTGGAGGAGCGCATCGATTTCGTGGTGATCGATTGCCCGCCGTCGCTGGGTCTTCTCACGATCAACGCCTTCACGGCTGCGCACGAACTATTGATCCCCATCCAGTGCGAGTACTACGCGCTCGAAGGGCTCAGCCAGCTGCTCGGCAGCGTGTCGATGATCCAGAAGCACCTGAACAGCCGGCTTCACCTCTCGACGATTCTCCTGACGATGTACGACGGACGTACCCGACTGGCGCAGCAGGTGGCGGAGGAGGTGCGGTCGCACTTCCCGAACGAGGTGCTCCGCACGGTGATCCCGCGCTCTGTGCGCGTGTCGGAAGCGCCGAGCTTCGGACAGACCGTGATCGCTTACGATGGGCAGTCGGCCGGCGCGGTGGCATACCGCGAGGCGGCCGTCGAGATCGCTCAGCGAGCTTCTGCGACGACACAAGGAAACAAGGGAGAAGCCTGA
- the rsmG gene encoding 16S rRNA (guanine(527)-N(7))-methyltransferase RsmG: MADVSRETPVIESEPTGAVDALFGPRADLARQYAASLAQHGEERGLIGPLELPRLWTRHILNCAAAAPLFSGRVGDVGSGAGLPGLVLAIARPDVEWVLIETMERRVTWLAEQVSGLGLANVEIVRSRAEEWNGAGTLDAVTARAVSALRTLVPLTAPLVRSGGELILLKGANAEAEIAAADKVIRRFRLNDVHVETVGETLLAEPTRVIRATVA, from the coding sequence ATGGCTGATGTTTCACGTGAAACACCCGTGATCGAGTCGGAGCCGACGGGAGCGGTCGATGCTCTTTTCGGACCTCGCGCTGACCTGGCGCGCCAGTACGCGGCTTCTCTCGCCCAACACGGCGAGGAACGCGGCCTGATCGGCCCCCTTGAGCTGCCGCGTCTGTGGACGCGACACATTCTCAACTGCGCTGCTGCCGCGCCGCTGTTCTCTGGGCGAGTAGGCGACGTCGGTTCCGGCGCCGGCCTTCCGGGCCTGGTGCTCGCGATCGCGCGGCCGGATGTCGAGTGGGTCCTCATCGAGACCATGGAGCGTCGGGTTACCTGGTTGGCAGAGCAGGTCAGTGGATTGGGTCTGGCGAACGTCGAGATCGTGCGCTCCCGAGCGGAAGAGTGGAACGGCGCCGGGACTCTGGATGCCGTGACGGCGCGCGCCGTCAGTGCGCTGCGAACTCTCGTCCCCCTGACGGCGCCGCTCGTGCGAAGCGGAGGTGAGCTCATCCTCCTGAAGGGCGCAAATGCCGAGGCTGAGATCGCGGCGGCCGATAAGGTCATCCGTCGATTCCGATTGAACGATGTGCATGTCGAGACAGTGGGGGAGACCCTGCTGGCGGAACCAACGCGAGTCATCCGCGCCACTGTGGCGTGA
- a CDS encoding ParB/RepB/Spo0J family partition protein, which translates to MAKRTGLGRGIGALIPTSEATEARPVDVFFPGGRNGAATVEAPASSATEQSDAPELVSIPGAALIQVDPNDIVPNPRQPRTHFDSDDLAELVHSVREFGVLQPVVVRTNEDGKYELIMGERRTRAAREAGLTAIPAVLRDTSDENLLRDALLENLHRSQLNPLEEASAYQQLLEDFGITQEELATRIGRSRPQISNTIRLLRLPVPVQQRVAAGVLSAGHARAILSVDGADGMQRLADKIVNEDLSVRAAEAAAKTIEAAGTRRPAPKAGGVRAHLDEVAGRLGDRLDTKVKISLGARKGQIVVDFATIQDLNRILAELGEDAYGAR; encoded by the coding sequence ATGGCCAAGCGCACCGGATTGGGTCGAGGGATCGGCGCACTCATCCCGACTTCTGAGGCGACGGAGGCTCGACCCGTCGACGTGTTCTTCCCGGGCGGCAGGAATGGTGCGGCCACGGTTGAGGCGCCCGCGTCGTCGGCGACAGAGCAGAGTGATGCCCCCGAGCTCGTCTCGATTCCCGGCGCAGCGCTGATCCAGGTCGACCCGAACGACATCGTTCCCAACCCCCGGCAGCCGCGTACGCACTTCGATAGCGACGACCTGGCGGAACTCGTGCACAGTGTGCGTGAGTTCGGGGTGCTGCAGCCCGTCGTCGTCCGCACGAACGAGGACGGCAAGTACGAGCTGATCATGGGGGAGCGGCGCACACGTGCCGCGCGTGAGGCCGGACTCACCGCTATTCCGGCGGTCCTGCGTGACACCTCCGACGAGAATCTCCTCCGAGATGCCCTCCTCGAGAACCTGCACCGATCGCAGCTGAACCCGCTCGAAGAGGCATCCGCCTACCAGCAGCTCCTCGAGGACTTCGGCATCACGCAGGAAGAGCTCGCTACGCGCATCGGACGCTCACGCCCGCAGATCAGCAACACGATCCGTCTGTTGCGGCTGCCGGTACCGGTGCAGCAACGCGTCGCGGCGGGTGTCCTCAGCGCCGGCCATGCGCGTGCGATCCTTTCGGTCGACGGCGCCGACGGTATGCAGCGCCTCGCGGACAAGATCGTCAACGAGGATCTGTCGGTCCGCGCTGCCGAGGCCGCGGCGAAGACCATCGAGGCTGCCGGTACCCGTCGCCCCGCCCCCAAGGCGGGGGGAGTGCGTGCGCACCTCGATGAGGTCGCGGGACGACTCGGCGACCGTCTCGATACCAAGGTGAAGATCTCGCTCGGGGCTCGCAAGGGACAGATCGTCGTCGACTTCGCGACGATCCAGGATCTGAACCGCATCCTCGCCGAGCTCGGTGAGGATG